One Gadus chalcogrammus isolate NIFS_2021 chromosome 4, NIFS_Gcha_1.0, whole genome shotgun sequence DNA segment encodes these proteins:
- the LOC130380899 gene encoding torsin-1A-like isoform X2 has translation MGTTCRALLVCFLTANLVVNAFEPFTTTIAVGVTAALGRTIYNYFHESCDPKWVQLNATGLQADLESQLFGQHIASRIILKAVTGFMNNNNPKKPLVLSLHGWTGTGKNFVSQLIADNIYKKGMDSSFVHIFTSELHFPHASQIETYKSQLQHWIRGNVTNCARSMFIFDEMDKMHPGLIDSIKPFVDYYEKLDGVSYRKAIFIFLSNAGGESITHTTLDFWKTGKDREELALKDVEMSLSLAVFNNKNSGLWHTSLIDKNLVDFFVPFLPLEYRHVVQCAMAEMEARGLPPNPDLANQVASELTYFPKTDRVFSVKGCKTIESKLDYYL, from the exons ATGGGAACGACATGCAGAGCCTTGCTCGTGTGTTTTTTAACAGCAAACCTCGTCGTGAACGCCTTCGAGCCGTTCACAACAACGATAGCTGTAGGGGTTACCGCCGCTCTGGGCCGCACAATATACAATTACTTCCATGAGAGTTGCGATCCGAAATGGGTACAGTTGAATGCAACAG GTTTGCAGGCAGACCTGGAAAGCCAACTGTTCGGTCAGCATATAGCTTCTCGCATTATTCTGAAAGCTGTTACTGGATTCATGAACAATAATAACCCGAAGAAGCctctggtcctctctctccatgggtGGACTGGCACGGGGAAGAATTTCGTCAGTCAGCTTATTGCAGATAACATCTACAAGAAGGGGATGGACAGCAGCTTTGTCCACATATTTACCTCTGAACTCCATTTCCCGCATGCAAGCCAAATTGAGACATATAAG TCTCAGTTACAGCATTGGATCAGAGGAAATGTCACCAACTGTGCCCGTTCCATGTTCATCTTTGATGAGATGGACAAGATGCATCCTGGCCTGATTGACAGCATAAAGCCATTTGTGGACTACTATGAAAAGCTGGATGGTGTGTCATATCGGAAAGccatcttcatcttcctcaG TAATGCTGGGGGAGAGAGTATCACGCACACCACCTTGGATTTCTGGAAAACGGGAAAAGACAGAGAGGAACTTGCACTGAAGGACGTAGagatgtccctctctctggctgtgtTCAACAACAAGAATA GTGGATTGTGGCATACCAGTCTGATAGACAAGAACCTGGTGGACTTCTTTGTCCCCTTCTTGCCCCTGGAGTACCGGCACGTTGTTCAGTGTGCCATGGCTGAGATGGAAGCCAGGGGCCTACCGCCAAACCCTGATTTGGCCAACCAAGTGGCCAGCGAGTTAACCTACTTCCCCAAGACTGACCGAGTCTTCTCTGTCAAGGGCTGCAAGACGATAGAGAGCAAGCTGGACTACTATCTATAA
- the LOC130380899 gene encoding torsin-1A-like isoform X1, whose amino-acid sequence MNSRQQQTLLLLLLVCGGGAIEIISTGIAVGMAAALTGFLASYPNIFYYFHECCRAEWISFNKTGLQADLESQLFGQHIASRIILKAVTGFMNNNNPKKPLVLSLHGWTGTGKNFVSQLIADNIYKKGMDSSFVHIFTSELHFPHASQIETYKSQLQHWIRGNVTNCARSMFIFDEMDKMHPGLIDSIKPFVDYYEKLDGVSYRKAIFIFLSNAGGESITHTTLDFWKTGKDREELALKDVEMSLSLAVFNNKNSGLWHTSLIDKNLVDFFVPFLPLEYRHVVQCAMAEMEARGLPPNPDLANQVASELTYFPKTDRVFSVKGCKTIESKLDYYL is encoded by the exons ATGAACTCCAGACAGCAACAGacgcttctgctgctgctgctggtgtgcGGCGGCGGGGCCATCGAGATCATCAGCACGGGCATCGCCGTCGGCATGGCAGCCGCGCTCACCGGCTTCCTAGCCAGCTATCCCAACATCTTCTACTATTTCCACGAATGTTGTCGAGCGGAATGGATTTCCTTCAATAAAACGG GTTTGCAGGCAGACCTGGAAAGCCAACTGTTCGGTCAGCATATAGCTTCTCGCATTATTCTGAAAGCTGTTACTGGATTCATGAACAATAATAACCCGAAGAAGCctctggtcctctctctccatgggtGGACTGGCACGGGGAAGAATTTCGTCAGTCAGCTTATTGCAGATAACATCTACAAGAAGGGGATGGACAGCAGCTTTGTCCACATATTTACCTCTGAACTCCATTTCCCGCATGCAAGCCAAATTGAGACATATAAG TCTCAGTTACAGCATTGGATCAGAGGAAATGTCACCAACTGTGCCCGTTCCATGTTCATCTTTGATGAGATGGACAAGATGCATCCTGGCCTGATTGACAGCATAAAGCCATTTGTGGACTACTATGAAAAGCTGGATGGTGTGTCATATCGGAAAGccatcttcatcttcctcaG TAATGCTGGGGGAGAGAGTATCACGCACACCACCTTGGATTTCTGGAAAACGGGAAAAGACAGAGAGGAACTTGCACTGAAGGACGTAGagatgtccctctctctggctgtgtTCAACAACAAGAATA GTGGATTGTGGCATACCAGTCTGATAGACAAGAACCTGGTGGACTTCTTTGTCCCCTTCTTGCCCCTGGAGTACCGGCACGTTGTTCAGTGTGCCATGGCTGAGATGGAAGCCAGGGGCCTACCGCCAAACCCTGATTTGGCCAACCAAGTGGCCAGCGAGTTAACCTACTTCCCCAAGACTGACCGAGTCTTCTCTGTCAAGGGCTGCAAGACGATAGAGAGCAAGCTGGACTACTATCTATAA
- the egfl7 gene encoding epidermal growth factor-like protein 7 isoform X1, with the protein MSPCTLVLSCSLFLLQVTAAQQLFAHHGRRVCGRDVPQRVVMATESHIQPVHKPYITLCLGQRVCSTYKTVYRVAYRQVSRMAASSPHPSTHRSTHRSSYPDCCPGWQRFHSHNCNRAVCEQGCVNGGSCTRPDRCACPPGWTGHRCLTDVDECSQQPPCPQACVNTAGSFRCACRHGFTLGGDGHTCQSLPSPPTAAPPTTTTSASPTRTALSDHPPPSEESGGKFELAENTTEEVQSLKNRVEMLEKKLQLVLTPFQSLFPLSLDEGPPDRTTLLTHSFRQLDRIESLSEQIGFLEERLGTCSCNEN; encoded by the exons ATGTCCCCTTGTACACTGgttctctcctgctccctgttcctcctccaagTGACGGCCGCCCAGCAACTGTTCGCTCACCATGG GAGGAGGGTGTGCGGCCGAGACGTTCCTCAACGCGTCGTCATGGCAACCGAATCCCACATCCAGCCCGTGCACAAGCCTTACATCACGCTGTGTCTAGGCCAACGGGTGTGCAGCACGTACAA GACGGTGTACCGGGTGGCGTACCGCCAGGTGAGCAGAATGGCAGcttcctccccccatccctccacccatcgcTCCACCCACCGCTCCTCCTACCCAGACTGCTGTCCCGGCTGGCAACGGTTCCACTCTCACAACTGCAACCGAG CAGTGTGTGAGCAGGGCTGTGTGAACGGGGGCAGCTGCACCAGACCGGACCGCTGTGCGTGTCCTCCAGGCTGGACGGGACACCGGTGCCTTACAG ACGTGGACGAGTGCTCCCAgcagcccccctgcccccaggcGTGTGTGAACACAGCAGGGAGCTTTCGCTGCGCGTGCCGACACGGCTTCACGCTGGGGGGCGACGGCCACACCTGCCAAAGCCTCCCGTCTCCCCCTaccgccgccccccccacaaCTACCACCAGCGCCTCTCCCACCCGGACCGCACTCAGCGatcaccctcccccttctgagGAGTCAG gtggAAAGTTTGAGCTGGCGGAGAACACAACAGAGGAAGTGCAGAGCCTTAAGAATAGAGTGGAGATGCTAGAGAAG AAGTTGCAGTTGGTCCTCACCCCTTTCCAGAGCCTGTTCCCCCTGTCCCTCGACGAGGGCCCCCCAGACCGGACCACCCTGCTGACACACTCCTTCAGGCAGCTGGACCGCATCGAGTCTCTCAGCGAGCAAATCGGCTTCTTGGAGGAGCGCCTCGGCACCT GTTCCTGCAATGAAAACTAG
- the egfl7 gene encoding epidermal growth factor-like protein 7 isoform X2 — protein MSPCTLVLSCSLFLLQVTAAQQLFAHHGRRVCGRDVPQRVVMATESHIQPVHKPYITLCLGQRVCSTYKTVYRVAYRQVSRMAASSPHPSTHRSTHRSSYPDCCPGWQRFHSHNCNRVCEQGCVNGGSCTRPDRCACPPGWTGHRCLTDVDECSQQPPCPQACVNTAGSFRCACRHGFTLGGDGHTCQSLPSPPTAAPPTTTTSASPTRTALSDHPPPSEESGGKFELAENTTEEVQSLKNRVEMLEKKLQLVLTPFQSLFPLSLDEGPPDRTTLLTHSFRQLDRIESLSEQIGFLEERLGTCSCNEN, from the exons ATGTCCCCTTGTACACTGgttctctcctgctccctgttcctcctccaagTGACGGCCGCCCAGCAACTGTTCGCTCACCATGG GAGGAGGGTGTGCGGCCGAGACGTTCCTCAACGCGTCGTCATGGCAACCGAATCCCACATCCAGCCCGTGCACAAGCCTTACATCACGCTGTGTCTAGGCCAACGGGTGTGCAGCACGTACAA GACGGTGTACCGGGTGGCGTACCGCCAGGTGAGCAGAATGGCAGcttcctccccccatccctccacccatcgcTCCACCCACCGCTCCTCCTACCCAGACTGCTGTCCCGGCTGGCAACGGTTCCACTCTCACAACTGCAACCGAG TGTGTGAGCAGGGCTGTGTGAACGGGGGCAGCTGCACCAGACCGGACCGCTGTGCGTGTCCTCCAGGCTGGACGGGACACCGGTGCCTTACAG ACGTGGACGAGTGCTCCCAgcagcccccctgcccccaggcGTGTGTGAACACAGCAGGGAGCTTTCGCTGCGCGTGCCGACACGGCTTCACGCTGGGGGGCGACGGCCACACCTGCCAAAGCCTCCCGTCTCCCCCTaccgccgccccccccacaaCTACCACCAGCGCCTCTCCCACCCGGACCGCACTCAGCGatcaccctcccccttctgagGAGTCAG gtggAAAGTTTGAGCTGGCGGAGAACACAACAGAGGAAGTGCAGAGCCTTAAGAATAGAGTGGAGATGCTAGAGAAG AAGTTGCAGTTGGTCCTCACCCCTTTCCAGAGCCTGTTCCCCCTGTCCCTCGACGAGGGCCCCCCAGACCGGACCACCCTGCTGACACACTCCTTCAGGCAGCTGGACCGCATCGAGTCTCTCAGCGAGCAAATCGGCTTCTTGGAGGAGCGCCTCGGCACCT GTTCCTGCAATGAAAACTAG